In Humulus lupulus chromosome 7, drHumLupu1.1, whole genome shotgun sequence, the following are encoded in one genomic region:
- the LOC133791237 gene encoding cell division control protein 6 homolog B-like yields the protein MPAIAKRKPSPTSTKTEFMNFPSEMARGDSTPQKRKLRSDSSPMRAIPISTPMKWTSPRRSANASPNSPSIEIESTLSERRSKLEKPPVKNLLNSLMVKPNWNPKDPEQSRAVKEALHVSTAPSVVVCREDEQKRVLKFCKSCVEEERAGSLYVCGCPGTGKSLSMEKVKKQLVEWAQETGLEEPDVLAINCTSLTNTGDVFTKILGKDHQPRKRSSNSTSALQLLQNSYSQKPNSTGKKMMLIIADELDYLITKDRVVLHDLFMLTTLPFSRCVLIGIANAIDLADRFLPRLQSLNCKPTVITFRAYSKDQIIKILQERLMALPYTVFQPQALELCARKVAAASGDMRKALCVCRSAIDMLDAELRESSNHLNSSSAETFFEQQTLPQADCVKKPEIDVVRIDHMALALSKTFKSPVVDTIQSLPQHQQIILCSAVKLFRGGKKDSTVGELNKSYTDFCKSSLIPAVGIFELSSMCRVLNDQGLLKIGQSREEKFKRVTLKVDEADIIFALQGIRFFRNSLQ from the exons ATGCCCGCCATTGCCAAACGGAAGCCTTCTCCCACTTCTACTAAGACCGAGTTCATGAACTTCCCGTCGGAGATGGCCCGCGGCGACTCCACTCCACAGAAGCGGAAGCTCAGATCTGATTCGTCGCCGATGCGTGCCATTCCGATCTCAACTCCCATGAAATGGACCTCGCCTCGCCGATCCGCCAATGCCAGTCCCAATAGTCCATCGATT gaGATTGAGAGCACATTGAGTGAACGCCGTTCGAAGTTGGAGAAACCTCCGGTGAAGAATTTGTTGAATAGTCTTATGGTGAAACCTAATTGGAATCCGAAAG ATCCTGAGCAATCTAGGGCGGTAAAGGAGGCATTGCACGTTTCAACTGCGCCGTCTGTTGTTGTGTGCCGAGAAGATGAGCAAAAGAGGGTTTTGAAGTTCTGTAAATCATGCGTGGAAGAAGAAAGGGCTGGTAGTTTATATGTATGTGGATGTCCAGGGACTGGAAAATCGTTGTCGATGGAGAAAGTAAAGAAGCAATTAGTTGAATGGGCACAAGAG ACAGGACTAGAAGAACCGGATGTATTAGCCATAAACTGTACCTCTCTTACAAATACTGGCGATGTTTTCACTAAG ATACTCGGTAAAGACCATCAACCACGAAAGCGAAGTAGCAATTCTACATCAGCATTGCAACTTCTCCAAAATTCGTACTCTCAGAAACCAAATTCAACTGGCAAGAAAATGAT GTTGATAATTGCTGATGAATTAGACTATCTAATTACTAAAGACAGGGTGGTACTTCATGATCTTTTCATGCTTACCACGTTACCATTCTCGAGATGTGTACTTATAG GAATAGCTAATGCCATTGACCTAGCTGATCGTTTTCTTCCCAGACTCCAGTCATTAAATT GCAAGCCTACGGTGATTACTTTCCGAGCATACTCCAAAGATCAAATCATTAAAATTCTTCAAGAGCGCCTAATG GCACTACCTTACACTGTATTTCAACCACAAGCGCTGGAACTTTGTGCCAGA AAAGTAGCTGCTGCATCTGGTGATATGCGGAAAGCTCTCTGTGTTTGCAG GAGTGCAATTGATATGCTAGACGCAGAGTTGAGAGAATCTTCCAACCACTTGAATTCATCAAGCGCGGAAACATTCTTTGAGCAACAGACATTACCACAAGCTGACTGTGTAAAAAAGCCGGAAATTGATGTC GTAAGGATTGATCATATGGCTCTTGCTTTATCAAAGACATTCAAGTCACCTGTAGTGGATACCATACAGTCTCTTCCACAACATCAACAG ATCATATTATGCTCTGCCGTGAAGCTTTTCCGGGGAGGAAAGAAAGATTCAACAGTCGGGGAG TTGAATAAATCTTACACGGACTTCTGCAAATCATCATTAATTCCAGCCGTGGGgatctttgaactttcaagtaTGTGCAGGGTGCTAAATGATCAG GGGCTACTCAAGATTGGTCAATCTCGAGAAGAGAAATTCAAAAGAGTGACTCTAAAAGTAGATGAAGCAGACATCATTTTTGCCTTGCAG GGAATCCGTTTCTTCCGGAATAGTCTTCAGTAA